One Setaria viridis chromosome 3, Setaria_viridis_v4.0, whole genome shotgun sequence DNA window includes the following coding sequences:
- the LOC117850213 gene encoding RING-H2 finger protein ATL67, giving the protein MAKDYVLILASVAALAVLSAATLLCSWRRRRRALSPSQRRAAAGDVELGQGAAGIDEAVLARYPTLVYSSPSQAPEKDEETAAGAGAPAAGSDAARCAVCLADYADGDELRRLPDCRHAFHRGCIDQWLRRRPTCPVCRASPPPPPGKAVVVAAVGS; this is encoded by the coding sequence aTGGCCAAAGACTACGTGCTGATCCTCGCCTCCGTGGCGGCGCTGGCCGTGCTCTCGGCGGCGACCTTGCTGtgctcctggcggcggcggcggcgggcgctgtCACCGTcgcagcggcgcgcggcggcgggcgacgtggAGCTCGGCCAGGGCGCGGCCGGGATCGACGAAGCAGTCCTGGCCCGGTACCCGACGCTGGTGTACTCGTCGCCGTCGCAGGCGCCGGAGAAGGACGAGGAGACGGCCGCGGGCGCGGGAGCACCGGCGGCCGGGTCCGACGCGGCGCGGTGCGCGGTGTGCCTGGCGGACTACGCGGACGGCGACGAGCTCCGGCGGCTGCCCGACTGCCGGCACGCGTTCCACCGGGGCTGCATCGACCAGTggctgcgccggcggccgaCGTGCCCGGTCTgccgggcgtcgccgccgccgccgccggggaaggccgtcgtcgtcgccgccgtcggctcGTAA